One Falco peregrinus isolate bFalPer1 chromosome 7, bFalPer1.pri, whole genome shotgun sequence genomic window, CAATCTGCACAGACTTCTGTGTTTGCTCTTCTGCGTATCCTATTAACAGTGCATCACATTTCGAGTTGTCATACTGCAGAAAGCCACAAAAGCACTTTTAATCAATCTAAATCAAACCAAGTGAAGTACTTTCATTCTGGATAAATACTGCTTGGTATATattctgagaaaacaaaaccgGGTTTTGGTTCTACTGCTGTAAATCCAGAGTGACTGTGcaagaaatatttgtaatgcatttgaaatttttCAACTGCAATTATACAAAAATTTCTATAAAAATCAAACTGTGGCTAAACAGAGTTGAACCCTGTAAACTGCCAGCTATGACCTGCTTGGAATGTGGTataaggaaatttaaaaaaagaatgatcTTGAGAGAAATTTTCAAGAAGCTGAGAATTGATGGAATGCCtaggtatttttattattgcgTAAGAGAGCAAAtcatatttcagtttaatttcacTATAATATTTAAAGCACAGTGTATTAGATCTGGAATCCAGCCTTGCTTTACTAAAGGCAGTCTAGTTATTTATGTACAACCAATAACAACCTTCCGCTCAGGAGTtacactgcttttttaaaagctgaaatacaaaaaaagcagGAACTGAGGTACAGAAAGGAGAACACCGTTTTAATTAGATGAGTCAAGAATGCATGAGGGAACTGCCTCTATCAGACTTTATGCTGAATTCAGAACTATGCTTTTCACTACTATAGgtaaaaaaacagttttaagtgTGTTCCATCACTCCTGTTTGACCAAGTATTTGCTCAGCAGCTGTATGTAGCTCCTGCCTACAAAGGTTTTAGCACAATTACACTGTGGCTCGGATGGTAACAGTTAGTGCTACTCTTGCTCTATGCACAAACTGAAAAAGACAAGACAGCCCTACCAAAGAATCGTCTAGCCTTGATCTAACGATTTCTAGCCTATGTTTCAAGGCCAGTGGGAAGATGGCAAAATGTTAGGgattttggggggatttttATGGCATCAATGATAACAAGTTATTATTGCAAAGACAGACATTTGTATTTCTCTCAATAAACAGAACCGTATTACTAAACTGTAAAGCCAAGAAGAGTCATATAGTGTGAAAATATGCAGGGGAACAACAGCTGTTAGTCATTATTTTCTCCTTATCCTTTCAACACCTCTGTTTCAGTTTGCTCTCTAATGGGTAAATCACACTTTCTCCCTAGgccatttttctcatttcagacaGGTACTGAAAAGAATCCTGAGCTACAGGCACcccttcttttttgcttttactgtagATGTTGAAACTCGGTTTTATGCTTTATCAAACAGATAAAGCTGTTCTGTTCTCTTAGCCCTGTGTAACTACTAATGTGATGGAggatgtttctgcttttcttttttaggtaACAAACCtagcttctattttttttttctacacagCCTGTGTTATATTTCTCAAAAGAGAAATACCAACTACAAAAATTATTGCTCTCACTTCATTTAGGCAAAAGAAGAATCTACCATCAGACAGcttttaaacatctgttttaCGCTTTACCTCATCTGACAAGGTTTCACAATAGCCAtttggaaacaaaggaaaaagagataCAATTTTGCTTATGATAGAACTCAGCTTATTGCACAAGCTACTTGGCTCTATTCTCCATTTCTTAACTGTAAGATGACTATTTACTGGGAGTCTGAGCCTTTTGTTCACCCTGATTTTAATTAATCTAACTGTAGGCCACAGTGAAAATGAGgtaggaaaaaaccacaaacagctACAAGCATCACAGTGTAGTAAAATTACTCTGGAAATCTTACTGTTTTAACCATTTGGCTTAACCCTAATGTCCTACTAAATCAGGCTTTTCactgtgaaatacattttcctttaataacTATTAAAGTCCTAATTatcaatttttttcaagtgatgAAGCGGCAGAAACTTCAAAAATGACAATACATCCACTGACGAAGCTGGAGTGTATGCTTAACAGCGTGTGCAAGCCTAAATGCATGCACTCTTCCACCTATTTCTCTTCCAAAGAAAGAGgttgcttttcttcagaaaggcAAATCAGTCTACATCTGGTTTTGACttaaagatctgaaaaaaaaatgctattaatCTAATGCTATTAATCTGATTACATTCCCAAATAGCTTCTAACAtgtaaaaatttttttacaaCTGGTACTGCTGACACTATTTAGTGAAATGGATTGTGCTGAAGATCCTGTGGAGAAGACACCAGTAACCTATCTGCAGGTGTTCTTGGGCAGTGCTGAGGCAGACACACTCCTTATGGCTATgctcaaaaaaggaaaaaaatattatttcaaagaGTACAGTGCCTCAGTCTTCATGGTGCCTCAGTAATATGAGTCTTTAAAGAGACAAAAGATTACGTGGGTTTGAAGCCCTCCTTCAGCATCTAGGGCAGCTCTATCCCACCAACCTCCTAGCCTCCCCAGAGCTGatattattactgttttctaCTCTTATATACAATCACTGTTTCCATCCCCATCACATGCATCAGCGACTGCAATCTCcgaaagaagagagagaaaaaaacccgaaacaacccaaaccaaaaagagCTCCCATGGTGCTGGGGAACGTGGAAACGGATGACTTTGGCACGAAACCTTCCACCTGTAGCAACAGCATCTGATGCTGGCAGCACGACTCCTAggtaaaaatacctttaaaaagaaaacaacaaacaacaaaataaacaaaaaaacccccaacaaccaaccaaaaacacacacaaaaaaaaccccaaacaaaaaccagcaaacaaaaccccagccaTTATGCTAGGGAAGCAGTCTTATCTCGAGGGGAACACGGCACGGAGAGCGTTGGGAGGTGGCGCGCTCCGAAACGAGCACCCCTCTAAGGAAGGTCGCTATGTCCCCCACCCCAGGGTGACGTGCCCTTGTGCCGCGGGGTCCCTGCCGCCCGCATCCCTACGCCCGCGGGCCGTGCCCGGCGGTGGCTCTGCCTCCCCGCACGCCGTGCCGCCGGAGGGGGCGGCTAACGGGGGTTTAACAACGAAACGCCGCGCTTGGGGCGGCCTgacccccgccgccggggcgggaGAGCGGCCGGGCACGTCCCCGGGGCTGCCTCCCCTCGCctcgccccgcgccccccgccccgttcCCACAGGGAGCCCCCCGCCCGGCAGCTGCCATGTGTCGGCTCAAGTGCGATTAACACCGACCCGCCACATCCCTCCCCGGCCATTTGGGGCTTGCACGCGTCCGCACCCCGTGTTTACACAGCGGCGCCTTCGCGCGGAGCCTTTTTGCTGATGGCGCTGGCAAATGAGCCGGGGGAGGTGGGCGCCGTGGCGCgcagcggccgccgccggcTATAAAAGCCTGCGGGCCCGGGGCGGGTAGGGCCAGGCGAGCGGTCCGCGACCGGCGGAGGATGGAGGGCGGCAGGACGGGGCgcggcggcccccgcccgccctcgGCGGCGCTGCCCCCCCGGGGCTGCTCGCCCCTCTCCCGCTCGCCCCGGTGCGGggcgcggcccggccctgccctcACGGCCCTGCCCTCGGCCCGCAGGCCCGCGCCCTTCTGGAGACCCTGGGTGGCCGCGCCGGGCGAGGCGGCCCGGCCGAGCGGCCCCGCGGCGGTGAGTGGGGCGGCGCGGCGCAGCGCCTGCCGCCGGCAGTGCCGCCGTAGCGCCCAGGCAgcgccggcggggcggcggctgCTCGGGTGGGCCCCCCGTGCCGTGTGCCGTGCCCGTGCCGGCGGGCTGACCTCTGCtctctccccacagccccacagcccccgcGGGCCGGCCGGAGCCCCCCGGAAGCTGGCGCAGTACACGCACCCCGTCAGGTAacgccgccgccgggccccgcgctcccccccgccccgcttgTTCCCACCCATAACGTGTCTGTAGGTGGGAAAGTGCCTCGGAGTGAGCGCTGCTGAGCTGGCGGGTCCCTGGGCAAACCGGGCCGCGACTTGCGGGTTTACCAGACCTTTGAGACGTTGAAGTGCTTCTGTGGTGTGGGACTTGGGCATATCGCACTGTTAATGTGTTGGGTGGggtgtttgtttgtggttttttgttgttgttttgttttgtggtgtgttgggtgggtttttttcttgttgtttttctttgtgtgtgtgtggtggcaGTGTTGGCTGGAGCACCTTGCTGCTCATTCCCATGctcagaattaaaaaaggaaggggagTTTGGGGAGGTTGTGGCTCCTAGGCTGCTTTGCTGTGCGAGCCTCCAGTGTGCTGGTGCAGGGAAGCAGGGGCAGGCATGGAAAAGTGTGGCAGGAGGAGCGGGCATGGGCTGACCAAGCCAGCGTTGCCGAAGAAAATACTGGTGTAGCTACTGTTTTAATGGTGAAACTAATGGTAGTACCTGCACTgtcatttctgaaaagcaaataaaataactaTGGTTGCATCTGCAGGAGAGTCTATGTTCAGAAGTACTAGTAGGTGTTGCAAGGCCCTTGAAGTAATTGCATGGGTAGTTGTTCCAGACGGGATGCAGCTTTCCCCCAAATCTAGGCTGATGCACAGACTCCCTCATGCCAAAGCACCAGAGCAGTCAGTGATGTCAGTCTTTACAATTTCTTAGAGAATGTTGCAGGGAACACTGGGAATGGAGACATGTTATAAAGCAAGTGTCAGTTACTTTGTGCTGCAAAAGAAGCAGTGTTCTTTTACAGTACAGTTAAACAGTAGCCTAGGAAGCACTACTTGCAATCTCTAGAAAACAATCTAGTTCTGTTTCTTAATGTATTTCTATTATAAACAATCTGTAATCAGTGTTTTATTATGTTGCAAGTTGTTAGTCTCTTAGCTCTTGGAGCTTCTACTGTCTGTTTCTTCAGCTACTTTCAAAACTGTAAGCAAAAGAGGATGCTAGATGAAAAGGAACGGGAACGGTGGAGTATATTAACAGTAATTACAGTATAATGTGTCACTAGCTGATAGCCCTTGCTGTGTTATTATCAGCaattttttatgttaatttcCAGGTACAACACAATCTGTTAGATGATTCTTCTTGGAAAGATGGGTGAAATATCAAGGTCTGATTCCCCCCAGGCCTTAATCATTCCCTTCACTTTGAGATTTGTCTCACGGCACTGTAAACAACTACCTAGGCTGGGGACATTCAGTAACAAAATGAACTCAAAGTATATTGGGGATCCTGTTTGACGCCCATTATATTCCCCAGGAATAGTTCCAATGGGGGCAGTACTTGGATCAGATCCCCACGTAATACTGTTAACAAGGTACCATAGTGGGAAGTTTCAGATTAGAGTAGTTGTGCTGCAAAACTGGCACTTTGTGCATCTTTatatattcagaagaaaatacagaattcggagaatattttctttcctatttaaatGTAGAAAGTGGTTTAGCAGTTGAGCATGTGAGGAAGAGCTTTGTAGGATGCTTGTCTTAACAGaatttcactgctgtttcttgTCTGTCAGCCTCCAAGCAGACTATGTAATAGCAATAAGCAAACCTATTGTGTACTTGTTTCAGACTATTTTGGCCCAAATCAAGGTGCTATGATTATTTATATCAGGAAGCTGAAGCACTTCTGAAGAACTTCCCAGTCCAAGCTACAATCTCCTTTTATGAAGACTCTGATAGCGAAGATGATGAAGATGATCTGGAACAAGATTCAAGAACAGAATCAGATTGCTGATTGCAGCAAAGGGCAATGCAATTTCTAAGACTTAAATTAAacttattataaaaatatattatagtatttttaaagataatttatttgtatgtaaattattcttaataaaactgaaatgtctTGTAATTTCATCTGAGCCTTTTCcctttgttcttttcctgtCCTGCTATAGGCAGGGACAGTATTCATTggtattttttaacttcaggtcttattatatatatttatatataaaatataaattctagGAGCAGAGCATGGATGCCTTGTTTTAAAGGGCTCTGTGGTTATGTGACTTTCTCAAAGGTTGGAGGACacaaggaaagcatttttactGTGATTTGGTAGGCTCCCTCTGGAAGCGTATCAAGGAATCATCAGACTAAGTACCCCAATGTTATGCCAGCTATTACAACAGTTTCAAACATGGAAAGAGAAATGATACAGCTGTCTTCCGGATGGAGAGAAGGGTCCAAGTTTTACtctggtttttgcttttaaagaagggGTTTCACTTGTGTCACTCAGGTGCTCTGATGTACATGAGCTACACtgttatatataaatacagtgTGGAACCTGTCAGTTTTGCTTGTACAGTAGACATGAGGAAAAAGGTCTAACATGAGTCAGTTTGATGGTGCGTTTAGTTTTGATAACTGAAGTTTGGTATGAATCATCATGCAGGCCAAACCCTctaaagataaaaacaaacaacaaaaaaaaaaatgcaaaacgTTAATTCAAACGCCAGGGCTTCtgcccggggcagccctggccgaTGCTGGGGGGTGTGCGCTGCTCGGGCGGGGCTGGCTCcgtgcccgcagcccccggcgcgGCTGCCCCCACGCCCGCTCCCGGGGGACGCGGCAGGAGGCGCGGGCCCCGCTCGCCGCCGCTCTTCCCTGGCAGCGCGGGTGGCAGCGGCCGGCTGTGCCCGCCGGGATAACGCTGGAGCACCGTGCCTGGCGCTGGGACACCTGCAGGTAAACCCGGCCTTAGTGCCAGGGAAGACAGCTCCCCGGGGAggccgggcgcggggcgcggcgcgcTCTCCTCAACGCCCGCCCGCGCTGCCCCGGGGcagcccgcccccgccccgcgccgggaCCCCCAGGCCCCGAGGTGTGCCAGCAGGGACGCCTAGTCCCGGGGGGTTCCACCGAGACCCCCCCGCCAGGCGACGCGGCCGGGCCGCTAGCCGTAGGCCGGCAACGGTAGGCCCCTACCGCAccgcgccccggcccgggcccgcccccgccgcgcctgCGCCCTGTGCCGGAGCgctccgcccgcccgccggggcgCAGGCCGCGGCCCGGGCCGGCAGGATGCTGAACGTGCCGCCGCAGGCCTTCCCCGCGCCCGGCTCCCAGCAGCGGGTGGCTGCGGGCGGCCGCGTCAAGGTAGGGCCGGctcggccgccgccgcggggtCCGGGCCTTCCCCGGCGCCGCGGCTcggagcgcggcggggctgccggtGGCTGCGGCTTGGGGGGGTGGAGAGCGCGAGTGAGGCCGGGGCCCCGGCCCGCGGGGGTCAGCGTTTTCGCCGCTTCTTTCCGGCCGGCTGCGTGGCCTGGCTTGCTGTCGGCGGAGCTGCCGCGGCTTGCCGGCGGTTCCCGGCcgcggctggggcaggggccagggGCAAGGGTGCTTCTGGCCCCTTCCTTCGGAAGGTCCCAGGCTCCAGCAACCGCGGAGGGGCCGCGGCGGCTGCGGCAGGGCCGCCGGGCGAGGGGCTGACTTCGCTGCGTCGCTCAAAAATGCTTCGTGCTTCTCCTTTTaggtggtggtggcggtggcGCTTCCTGCGCTGCCCTCCTGGGCTGTCTCGGGTTCCTCCTGTGCAGGGACGGAGACTTTCAGCCTGAAAATTGTTGCATGCAGTTTATGTTTTACGTGTTGGGGTTTCGTCTTTGGAGTGGTTTGGGGGGCATTTGGTGTCTGCAGACCTCACTCGGAAAGCAAAGGCCTACTTAGGCTAAAGTGGCATCACACAATATGGTTCGATGTGCTCTTTAGATGTcttgcttctggttttgctgcgATTTTGTAGGACTGCGATTCTTTAACCCTCTTCCCTGGTGTTAGAGTTTGGGTCACAGGGATTCCCAGCCTGTGGTGATGTTGAAAAGAAAGGTACTAGACACCCTGAAGATCTCGCTTTGGCTATGGCTAATACATCCCTGGTAAGCTGGAAGACGTCAGTCCCAGCTTTCTCTGGATGAGATTTCCAGTTGCTGTAGGGCTTGCAGAAAGTCTTTATGGGTGCTGCGAAGGTGAACTTCCCTACCTTGTCCTAGCTGGCCACGATTTTCAAATCTCTCTTCTGTGTTGCTTACAGGTTTCTAGGCTGTATCTCAAATGATGCTGACAAAAACTCTTTACCACCACAGGAGCACTTGGTATCTGCAGTTTGCTTTGGGAAGAGTCATCTAAATGTTTGTTGATGTTCATTAATACCCTTGTCTGGGTTACTAGATAGGACGCTTCCTTAAGCACCCTTACTGCTGAGTAAAGCTCCCAAATATCAGCAAAGAATACAGGTTgtgttatttcttcttttgtctgaGTCCTTCTAGGGAGTTTGGAGAAGTGTATTGAAGcgctcttttcttcctttagtgTTTAATAATGTTTgtacatttgttatttttcaggtaCCTTTAAAACCAGGAAGGAGTCTTATGGATTGGATTCGACTAACTAAAAGTGGGAAGGACTTGACTGGTTTAAAAGGGAGGCTAATTGAAGTGACCGAAGATGAGCTTGCTAAACACAACAAAAAGGAGGACTGCTGGATATGTATAAGAGGTTGGTTGCTGTGATATTGCTTCTAGCCTCGCTTCTCTCTTCTGTACTGAAAGGAGAAGCAACAAAAACctaccaacaacaacaacaacaaaacccacatgcCAGAGCAAACTATGCGCCTTCTGTGTTTAGGGCAGGTGTAATATAACTGGACACAACTTTGTTCTTAAAGATTTTGTCACcaatattttttctactttcaaGCCTTTCTTAAGAAGTCTTCCAAGTGGGCATATTTTACTCATATGTTATTATTTCTATATGCAGATGTAAAGTAGAAGATTGTAGGTGATGCCTCAGATAACAAGGGCTTAGCAAGAATAAGGCATTAAAAATGTTGTCATGTACTTACACTCCTCAGTCTTGGAGAGTTTATTATCCTTAGCAGTTGACCATTTTTAGTGATTGCTGTAAAGCTTCCAGagacacaaaaatattaaaaatgttacttaaCCTGTAGAATGGTCTTTGGGAAATAAGTGTGCAAGCCCACATATTACTTCATAAAACTGAGGCAAGTGGCAGTGGCCGCATAGAACAGTTGTAATCCCGATCTAgcataaaaaatatctgtggtAACTAAGCTATTCTATGTATGGTATTAATGGAACTTTAGCTCAGTAGTTGGAAGTATCATATGTTATAAGTTTACAATGTGTGAGAGGTGGTTTGGAGCAGTAGCCATGGCTAGAAGAGTATTTGCAGTGCTGAAAATGAAGTTTGTTGTTGTCCTgcagaaagcagtaaaatattcGCTCTCTAGTTTGATCATTCAGAaactaaaatacattaatattgcCTTAAATTTGCTGTGAGGTAACGTCACTTCTATGAAGCAGACTAAGAAGATCAGAGGAGCTATTGTGACATTTCTCTAGGAAGAGTGGTTCATTTAGTGGCAACTGATCTGTTAAGGAGCAGCATTAATATTTGACGTAATGTCATCTCTGAACTCCAGCAAAATAAAGTTAAGAATTTCTCTGTGAGGGTGACTGCGTTTTTATTGGGTGTTGAAGGGGATGAGGGTGAAAGTAAGGGTAAAATGTTATTCAGTACTGGCTTTTGAAGAAGATAATAGGATTGTTAATGCTCTGTGCGCTGCTTTTGCACATGCTAGCAA contains:
- the RIPPLY2 gene encoding LOW QUALITY PROTEIN: protein ripply2 (The sequence of the model RefSeq protein was modified relative to this genomic sequence to represent the inferred CDS: inserted 2 bases in 1 codon), whose translation is MSRGRWAXRGAQRPPPAIKACGPGAGRARRAVRDRRRMEGGRTGRGGPRPPSAALPPRGCSPLSRSPRCGARPGPALTALPSARRPAPFWRPWVAAPGEAARPSGPAAPHSPRGPAGAPRKLAQYTHPVRLFWPKSRCYDYLYQEAEALLKNFPVQATISFYEDSDSEDDEDDLEQDSRTESDC